The following proteins come from a genomic window of Microtus ochrogaster isolate Prairie Vole_2 chromosome 7, MicOch1.0, whole genome shotgun sequence:
- the LOC101985315 gene encoding olfactory receptor 10-like, giving the protein MGNSNSTSQASFMLVGFSDWPQLQGFLFVIILIFYSLTVFGNITIIALARLDVRLHTPMYFFLSNLSFLDLCFTTSTMPQLLINLHGLDKTISYGGCVAQLFIFLALASTECLILVAMAFDRYAAVCNPLHYTTIMHPLFCRALAISCWIGGLVNSLIQTGLVMTMRLCGHQLNHFFCEMPIFLKLACEDTEETETKLFVARTIALVCPAVLTLGSYVHIVRAVLKIKSRSGRRKAFGTCGSHLVVVSLFYGSGIYAYLQPVRRYSESKGKFVALFYTIVTPLFNPLIYTLRNKDMKGALWKVLGRGTDPG; this is encoded by the coding sequence ATGGGAAATTCCAACTCCACTTCACAAGCGAGTTTCATGTTGGTGGGtttctcagactggcctcaactaCAAGGCTTcctttttgtcattattttgatCTTCTACTCCCTAACTGTCTTTGGCAACATCACCATCATTGCTCTTGCAAGACTGGATGTTCGACtacacactcccatgtacttcttcctctccaaTCTCTCCTTCCTGGACCTCTGCTTCACCACCAGCACCATGCCCCAGCTCCTGATCAACCTCCATGGACTTGACAAGACCATCAGCTATGGAGGGTGTGTGGCCCAGCTCTTCATTTTCcttgctctggcctccacagaatGTTTGATTTTGGTGGCGATGGCCTTCGACCGCTATGCTGCTGTGTGTAATCCACTCCACTACACCACCATTAtgcaccccctcttctgcagggcaTTGGCCATCTCCTGCTGGATAGGAGGCCTTGTGAACTCTCTGATTCAGACAGGACTTGTGATGACCATGCGACTCTGTGGCCATCAACTGAATCACTTCTTCTGCGAAATGCCCATATTCCTGAAGTTGGCCTgtgaggacacagaagaaacagaaactaagCTGTTTGTGGCGCGAACAATAGCTTTAGTGTGCCCTGCAGTTCTGACTTTAGGATCCTATGTTCACATTGTTCGGGCTGTACTAAAAATCAAGTCAAGATCTGGACGCAGAAAGGCTTTTGGGACTTGCGGGTCCCACCTCGTGGTGGTGTCTCTCTTTTATGGCTCAGGTATTTATGCATATCTCCAGCCGGTTCGCAGATATTCTGAAAGCAAGGGAAAGTTTGTTGCCCTTTTTTATACTATTGTTACCCCCTTGTTCAACCCTCTGATCTATACCCTGAGGAACAAAGATATGAAGGGGGCCCTGTGGAAGGTGCTAGGGAGAGGCACAGACCCGGGGTAG
- the LOC101993893 gene encoding olfactory receptor 10-like, with the protein MNSFNDSLGGSFILVGFSDWPQLELVLFLFISIFYSLTLFGNTTIIALSRMDVRLHTPMYFFLSHLSFLDLCYTTSTVPQLLINLHGLDKTISYGGCVAQLFISLALGSTECVLLVVMAFDRYAAVCRPLHYTIIMHPLLCQGLAIASWVGGFLNSLIQTSLMMAMPLCGHQLNHFFCEMPVLLKLACEDTGGTEAKMFVARAIILVFPAALILGSYAQIARAVLKIKSMAGRRKAFGTCGSHLLVVSLFYGSAIYTYLQPKGSYSESEGKFVALFYTIITPMLNPLIYTLRNKDVKGALWKVLGRATDLS; encoded by the coding sequence ATGAACAGTTTCAATGACAGTTTAGGAGGGAGCTTCATTTTGGTTGGCTTTTCAGATTGGCCTCAGTTGGagcttgttctttttctctttatttcaattttctactCTCTGACTCTCTTTGGCAACACCACCATCATTGCTCTTTCCCGAATGGACGTTCGActgcacactcccatgtacttcttcctctcccacctctccttcctggaCCTCTGCTACACCACCAGCACTGTGCCCCAGCTCCTGATCAACCTCCATGGACTTGACAAGACCATCAGCTATGGTGGGTGTGTGGCCCAGCTGTTCATATCTCTTGCTCTGGGCTCCACTGAGTGTGTGCTCCTGGTGGTAATGGCCTTCGACCGCTATGCTGCTGTGTGTCGTCCCCTGCATTACACAATCATCATGCACCCCCTTCTCTGCCAGGGATTGGCCATTGCTTCATGGGTAGGAGGCTTCTTAAACTCTCTGATCCAGACAAGTCTCATGATGGCCATGCCACTCTGTGGACACCAACTGAATCACTTCTTCTGTGAGATGCCGGTTCTCCTCAAGTTGGCCTGTGAGGACACGGGAGGAACAGAGGCCAAGATGTTTGTGGCCAGGGCTATAATCTTGGTTTTCCCTGCGGCACTGATTCTAGGCTCCTATGCACAGATTGCCAGGGCAGTGCTGAAGATCAAGTCAATGGCTGGACGCAGAAAAGCTTTTGGAACTTGTGGATCCCACCTTCTGGTGGTCTCCCTGTTTTATGGCTCAGCCATTTATACATACTTACAACCCAAGGGCAGCTATTCTGAGAGTGAGGGGAAGTTTGTTGCCCTTTTCTATACCATCATCACCCCCATGCTCAACCCTCTGATTTATACCCTGAGGAACAAGGACGTAAAGGGGGCTCTGTGGAAGGTGCTAGGGAGAGCCACAGACTTGAGCTAG
- the LOC101985026 gene encoding 40S ribosomal protein S16, with translation MPAKGPLQSVQVFGRKKTATAVAHCKRGNGLIKVNGRPLEMIEPRTLQYKLLEPVLLLGKERFAGVDIRVRVKGGGHVAQIYAIRQSISKALVAYYQKYVDEASKKEIKDILIQYDRTLLVADPRRCESKKFGGPGARARYQKSYR, from the coding sequence ATGCCGGCCAAGGGTCCGCTGCAGTCCGTGCAAGTCTTCGGACGCAAGAAGACAGCCACAGCCGTGGCGCACTGCAAACGGGGGAATGGGCTCATCAAGGTGAACGGACGTCCCCTGGAGATGATCGAGCCGCGCACACTGCAGTACAAGTTACTGGAGCCTGTTCTGTTGCTGGGCAAGGAGCGATTCGCGGGTGTGGATATCCGGGTCCGTGTCAAGGGTGGTGGTCATGTGGCCCAAATTTATGCTATCCGACAGTCAATCTCCAAAGCCCTGGTGGCCTACTACCAAAAGTATGTGGATGAGGCCTCTAAGAAGGAGATCAAAGATATCCTCATCCAGTATGATCGGACCCTGCTTGTAGCTGATCCTCGGCGCTGTGAATCCAAAAAGTTCGGAGGTCCTGGTGCCCGTGCTCGATACCAGAAATCCTATCGATAA